The genomic segment GCAGGGGCATTATCCGGCAATCGATGTGCTGGCCAGCATCAGCCGCGTGATGAGCAATGTCAGCAGTTCGGCGCAGCGCAAGGCGGCATCGCAGTTCCGCCAGCTGCTGACCCAATATCAAGAGATGGAGCTGCTGATCCGGCTCGGCGAATACAAGCCAGGGCGCGATGCGCTGGCGGATCGCGCAGTGCGCTTACGGCCGGCGCAGATGGATTTTCTACGGCAGGACACGCGCGAATCTTCTGCCATCGGCGACACCCTGGATAGCCTGGCGGTGCTGGCGGAATGAGTGTTCGCCAAGGCTGCGACAGCATGGGTCGCAAGCGTTCGAAGCGCGAGCTGATCGATGTGGCCGAGAGAAAAAAGGAAGACAAAAGCCTGGACAAGCTGATCGCCGTCCGGCGTCAGCGACTGGACCGGATGGAGTTCGAGCGGCTTGAAGCGCGCCAGCAATGGCGTCAGCAGCGCGCCCGGCTGCGCCAGGAGAAGCAGGGCTGGAGCGATGCTGTTGCACAAGCGCAGGCGTATTGGCAGCAGGCCCGGGCCGGCTTTTTCAAGATGACGACGAGTAGCGGTCAATTCCGTCAGAGCAAAGCGGTGTACGAGCGTTTGCAGCAGGCGGCGGCCTTGCTGCTGCAACAGGCGTGGCAGACGGTTGCCGCCTGCCGCGTTGCCGGACGAGCTTTTTTCGATGCCAATCAGCAATTGTCCGAGGCGCGTCGGCAGCTGGAAAAATTGTCGATTTTGAGGGATGAAATCAGGTCGCAACGACCATCGGAGGACGATTGATATGTCGAACGTACACAGTGTGCACAAGGCACCTTTGCCACCGCTCGTCCGCCGTCAGGAGCAGCGGCATGCCGGAGCGACGGCTCCGCCTTTTATGCTCAAAGCGCTGCCAGCCGCTAGCGCGCCCCCGGCCCTGGCTGCGGTGCGAAACACGGCCTATGCAACGCCAAATAAAACGGTGCCCAGGCGCGCAGCGGCGCAAGCCAGAACCGCCGATGCGGAAGCTGATGGCTGTGATCAGGATTGCGCGCCGGCGCTGAACGGCTGGCCGCTGCGTCAGCAGAATTTGCCGCGGCAACAACAAGATCCAGAGCAGGATGGCAGCGGCTCGGCCGACACCGGCGCGATTGCCAGGGCGAGCGTGTTGCAAGAGCAGGGCCTGGAACTAGATGGATTGGCCGACGCCATGCTGCCGTTGGCGGGCGAGCATGGCATTTTCGAGCTGATATTGGGAAATGGCGACAGCCTGGGAATCGTGGTCAACCGCATGCCTGACAAGACCAGCTTGCTGTTGTCGCCGTCTAGCGCAGCGCTCGGCGGGCAATTAAAACGCGGCCGAATGGAACTGGAACGGGGTCTGGCGCAACGTATAGGACGAGATGTGCTTCTTACCGTACTGTAGTTTCCGTGCAGTGCGGACCATTTTTCCGAGAGTTCGCCATGCCAGATGTTTGTATCAAGCTGCCCCATGCCGGGGATGCAGTTGCGGTTGCGATCAGTGCATTCGCCAGCGTGTCGCCCGGGCAGGCAGCGCTGTCGCGCCGGATCGGGAGGGGGTGCCATATCCGGCGCTCGTCTGCCGAAGGCGACATTGCGCTCAGCTTGTTCCTCGCCAATGAGGATACGAGTAAGGACGCCTTGTCCGGTGCCTTGACCCTGGCCGGCCCTTACGGCGCGATTCAGTTGACCCAGGGAGTGCGCGTTATACGGGCGCTGTGTGGGATCGATCTGAGCGATGCGCCGGGCGATGGTGATGGCGACGGCGCGCAATGGTTGCGATCGGCCGCGCTGGGGCGCTTGCAGGCAACGCCGTTTGCCGCTGCAACCCAACTCACTCGCGGTGCTCACACAATATTTGCCGACGGCGTCGCGCTGCAACTGGTGGTGCGCAGCGCGCAGCACGCGGTGATCAGCGAGATACGGGCCGAGGCCTCGGCCATGCTGGCCTGGCTAGCGGCTGGCGGCTGGCGCAGCGTGCCGGATGCATTCGAGCGCTGGGCCGGTCTGGCGCTGTCGTGGCCGGTCACGCTGGCCAGTCATGTGCTGCCTGCGGCGGCGCTGGCTAGCGTTCAGGCCGGCGATGTGATCGTGCCGGCGACGCCGCGCTTCTTGTGCCGCGGTGAAGGCGATCTCGGTTTGGGAGACATCGCTGCCCGGGTTCAATATCTCGCGCCTTGCTCGCTGAAAATCATCATTCTGGAGAAAAAATTGGAACAAGCCAACTACGAACAACACCTTGATCAGTTGAACGCCAAGGCCGCAAGCGTGCCTGAATCGACTACAACAGCACTTCCCGGCGCGGATCATGATGCGGATTCCGGTCTGGCAGCGGCCGCTGTGCAGCAGGAGGAAGCAGTGCTGGACAACGTGCCGGTGCTGCTGGAGTTTCGCATGGGACAAATTTCGATGACCTTTGGCGAGCTGCGCACGCTGGCGGCCGGCAATATCCTGCAGATTAACGGCGGCTCTCCGGAATCGGTGGCGATTGTCGCGTCGGGCCGCACGCTGGGGCGCGGCGAGCTGGTCGAGGTCGGCGCGCAACTCGGGATTCGCGTCGTGCAGTGGGCCGGAGCATGCTGAACGGTCAGACCGATGTCGTCTCATTCGCAGTCCTGCTCGGGCTACTGTCGCTGATACCGCTGATTGTAGTGACTACGACCTCGTTCCTTAAAATTTCATTGGTCCTGCTGGTGCTGCGCAACGCCATCGGGGTTCAGCAAGTGCCGCCGACCCTGGCGATTTACGGCATCTCGCTGGCGATGAGCGTGTTCATCATGGCTCCCACCGTGCAGGAAATCGGCAAGCGCGTGATGGCGGTGGAAACGCGCAACGTCGATGTGCGTTCGGCGCCGATGATGGAGCAGGCCAAGCAAGCGTTCGAGCCGCTGCGCGATTTCATGCTGCGCTTCAGCAAGCCGGAGCAGCGTGAAATCTTCCTCAATTCGGCCAAAAAGCTATGGCCGAAAGATGTCGCCCGCGAAGCCACTTCGAGCGACGTGCTGGTGCTGATCCCGGCCTTCGTCGTGTCCGAACTGCAAACCGGCTACCAGATCGCCTTCCTGATCTACATCCCGTTTGTCGTGATCGACCTGTTGATCGGCAACCTGCTGATGGCGCTGGGCATGCAGCAAGTCAGTCCGCAGACCATCTCGATCCCGCTTAAGCTACTGCTGTTCGTGCTGGTGGACGGCTGGGGAAAGTTGTTGAATGCGTTGGCGATGTCGTATCTGTAGAGGCCGCGCGGATTGGCCTGGAAAACCCGACATTTGACGGCCATCAAAGGGACGTCGGAATTTGCAGCCCGATTGCAGCCCAATCTACAAATCAAATCGCAGCGCACTCCGTCATCCGCTTAACCAAAGGAAATCGCCATGCCCGATACACTCAATTTCTTCCAGCAGGGCCTATGGCTGGTGATTGCCATGTCGGCTCCGCCGCTGCTCGTCGCGACGTTGTTCGGTTGCCTGATATCCATCATACAGGCCATCACCCAGATCCAGGATCAGACCCTGCCGTATATCGTCAAGCTGATCTCTGTGGCCGTAACGCTGGCGCTGATGGGGCGCTGGCTGGGCAGCGAAATCATCCAACTTACCGATACCGGCCTGTCGCTGGTATCGACCGTCGGCCGATAGCAATATCGCCAACCACACGGAGCATCATGGCGACCACACTTTTTATCGATGCTCAGAATCTGCTGGTGTCGATGGCGCTGATTACACCGCGTTCCTATATATGCCTGGCGATTTTGCCCTGCTTCGGCTCGCGCACCCTGGTCGGGATTACCCGTAATGCGGTGGCGATGGCGATAGCGTTGCCGGCGCTATTGCCGACCTATGCCTTTGTGCAGGAGTTCCAGCCGGGGTATATGCTGGCCGGCGCGCTGGCGTTCAAAG from the Collimonas arenae genome contains:
- a CDS encoding FliM/FliN family flagellar motor switch protein produces the protein MPDVCIKLPHAGDAVAVAISAFASVSPGQAALSRRIGRGCHIRRSSAEGDIALSLFLANEDTSKDALSGALTLAGPYGAIQLTQGVRVIRALCGIDLSDAPGDGDGDGAQWLRSAALGRLQATPFAAATQLTRGAHTIFADGVALQLVVRSAQHAVISEIRAEASAMLAWLAAGGWRSVPDAFERWAGLALSWPVTLASHVLPAAALASVQAGDVIVPATPRFLCRGEGDLGLGDIAARVQYLAPCSLKIIILEKKLEQANYEQHLDQLNAKAASVPESTTTALPGADHDADSGLAAAAVQQEEAVLDNVPVLLEFRMGQISMTFGELRTLAAGNILQINGGSPESVAIVASGRTLGRGELVEVGAQLGIRVVQWAGAC
- the sctS gene encoding type III secretion system export apparatus subunit SctS, with protein sequence MPDTLNFFQQGLWLVIAMSAPPLLVATLFGCLISIIQAITQIQDQTLPYIVKLISVAVTLALMGRWLGSEIIQLTDTGLSLVSTVGR
- the sctR gene encoding type III secretion system export apparatus subunit SctR, which translates into the protein MLNGQTDVVSFAVLLGLLSLIPLIVVTTTSFLKISLVLLVLRNAIGVQQVPPTLAIYGISLAMSVFIMAPTVQEIGKRVMAVETRNVDVRSAPMMEQAKQAFEPLRDFMLRFSKPEQREIFLNSAKKLWPKDVAREATSSDVLVLIPAFVVSELQTGYQIAFLIYIPFVVIDLLIGNLLMALGMQQVSPQTISIPLKLLLFVLVDGWGKLLNALAMSYL